Within Cloacibacillus sp., the genomic segment GACATCCCAGACTATATTATTTTTTTAAGGAGGCAACACCGTGAAGAAGTTTTTTGCAGCAGCCCTACTTGTCTCAATGCTTTTTGTCTCAAGCGCGGCTATGGCGGCGGAGAAGCTCACCGTCTACACATCCATGAAGGACTCCCTTATCGGAGCGCTGAAAGATGAGTTTGTGAAGCAGAACCCCGGAGTGCAGTTTGACGCCTATGTGGCCGGAGCGGGCAAGCTCATGGCCAAAATAGCGGCGGAACGCGAATCGGGCAAGCTCGTAGTCGATGTGCTCTGGCACAGCGAAGTCCCAGACTTCTATCAGCTCAAGAAGGAAGGGGTTCTCCAGCCCTACAAATCACCGAACATGAAGTTTGTCGAAAGCCCCGTCAAGGACCCCGAGGGATATTTCACCCCCGCCCGCAACGGTACGCTCGGCATAGTCTACAACACCCGCTTCATCAAAACAGCTCCAAAGACATGGAAAGACGTTCTTGGCAAGGATTATAAAGACGCATTCGGCGTAGCCGACCCTGCGCTCTCCGGCACCGCGTACGGAAGCGTAGCGGCCCTCACGAAGATCTACGGATGGAAGTACTTTGAAGACGTCCAGAAGAACGGCGGCATCCTGGGCAAGGGTTCCGGCCAGGTCATCGACGACACGGCGATGGGCGACCTCGTTGCCTGCATCGGCGTCGACTACATCACGATGTCAAAGATAAAGAAGGGCGCCACGCTTGCTATGGCTTACCCGAAAGAAACGATAGTTCTGCCGAGCCCCGTAGCCATCATCAAGGGCACGCCGAACCTTCCCGTGGCGAAGAAATTCGTTGACTTCCTTCTTTCAAAGGAAGGCCAGCAGATCATAGCCGACAACTACACGCTGCCCGTAAGAACAGACGTAACGCTTCCGAAGGACAGCCCGCTGCCGAAGCCGCACGCAGCGGTCGTCAACGCCATCAAGCTTGACTTCAAAAACATGTCCTCAGAAAAAGAGGCCACAATCAAGAAGTTCAAGGATGTAATGCGCCCTGGCAAATAGTTCCTCAGAAATATTTGATTTTTCGGGGAAGGCCACACGGTCTTCCCTTAATTTTTCATTGATCATAATAACATCCTCCATGAAAGGAGTTGTCTTTTTTGGCTGAAGTAAAAATTGAACATGTCCGAAAGGGCTATGCAAAAAAAGCAGTTTATAAAGATCTCAACCTGACTATAAACGACGGCGAGTGCTTCACGCTGCTTGGCCCGTCCGGCTGCGGAAAGACCGTCATGCTGCGCATGATAGCGGGCTTTGAGTCTCCGGACGCGGGCACGATAAAGATAGGCGGCGTAATGCAGTCCTCACCGGCAGATAAAATAATGGTGCCCCCGGACGAGCGCTCGCTTGGCGTCGTCTTTCAGGATTACGCCGTGTGGCCCCACATGACCGTCAAAGAGAACATAATCTATCCGCTCAAGATACAGAAGGTAAATGCGAAGGAGGCGGAGGAGAGGACGCGCGAAGCCGTTGAAAGCGTCAACCTCACGGGCCTTGAAAACAGGCTCCCGTCGCAGCTCTCGGGAGGCCAGCAGCAGCGAGTGGCCCTTGCGCGCGCGCTTGTCGCGGAGCCTAAGATAATGCTGCTTGACGAACCTCTGACGAACCTCGACGCGAACCTCCGCGAGGAGATGCGTTTTGAGATACGGGCGCTGCAAAAGAGAAAGGGCGTCACCGTCCTCTATGTAACGCACGACCAGGAGATAGCGCTCGCCATCTCCGACAGGCTCGCGGTGCTCGACCAGAATGGCAACATCTGCCAGATAGGAACGCCCACCGATGTCTTTGAACATCCCGCCAACGCCTTCGTCTTCCGCTTCATGGGCGTAGCGAACATGGTGCCCATCGACATCCGTGACGGCAAAATTTATCCTAAGGGCACGGATTCGGCCATTTCGGAGGTCGTCCCCGACGTCGTTCCTGAAAATCCGATCCTTGGTTGCCGTCCGTCTGACATCGACCTCATCCGAAACCCGGAGCCGGGGATGCCGACCGCCGTCATCAAGCGCGTCAACCTGCTGGGCCCAATCGTCGACCAGCGTCTTGACTTTGCCGGCATGGAGCTGCGCTCCCAGCTTGAAACGCACAAGGCCGTTGACAACGACCTCATCTTTAAAGAGGGCGACAAAGTAGGCATACGCCTCGCGAACCAGCTTCTCTTCGACGCCGCGACTCTGGAAGGAGTGGTTGAAAATGACTAGCGCCGGCAAGAAAAAATTCGGAATGGCCGAGTTCATCTTCATGCTCGCCGTCCTCATCCTCGTCGTAATAGTCGCGCTTCCCGTCATCCTCATCTTCTGGACGTCGTTCATCGTGGACGGACATCTGAACCTAGCCGCCGTTCACAGCGTCATCATGCAGGAGGAGACCTTCCAGGCGCTCAAAATGTCGCTTATGATAGCGGCC encodes:
- a CDS encoding ABC transporter ATP-binding protein, which encodes MAEVKIEHVRKGYAKKAVYKDLNLTINDGECFTLLGPSGCGKTVMLRMIAGFESPDAGTIKIGGVMQSSPADKIMVPPDERSLGVVFQDYAVWPHMTVKENIIYPLKIQKVNAKEAEERTREAVESVNLTGLENRLPSQLSGGQQQRVALARALVAEPKIMLLDEPLTNLDANLREEMRFEIRALQKRKGVTVLYVTHDQEIALAISDRLAVLDQNGNICQIGTPTDVFEHPANAFVFRFMGVANMVPIDIRDGKIYPKGTDSAISEVVPDVVPENPILGCRPSDIDLIRNPEPGMPTAVIKRVNLLGPIVDQRLDFAGMELRSQLETHKAVDNDLIFKEGDKVGIRLANQLLFDAATLEGVVEND
- a CDS encoding ABC transporter substrate-binding protein codes for the protein MKKFFAAALLVSMLFVSSAAMAAEKLTVYTSMKDSLIGALKDEFVKQNPGVQFDAYVAGAGKLMAKIAAERESGKLVVDVLWHSEVPDFYQLKKEGVLQPYKSPNMKFVESPVKDPEGYFTPARNGTLGIVYNTRFIKTAPKTWKDVLGKDYKDAFGVADPALSGTAYGSVAALTKIYGWKYFEDVQKNGGILGKGSGQVIDDTAMGDLVACIGVDYITMSKIKKGATLAMAYPKETIVLPSPVAIIKGTPNLPVAKKFVDFLLSKEGQQIIADNYTLPVRTDVTLPKDSPLPKPHAAVVNAIKLDFKNMSSEKEATIKKFKDVMRPGK